CGACCAGCTGCTGCGCCAGATCATCAACGTCAACCGACTCGGCCGACGACCTCGCCACCAACTCACCATGCGCTTGCTCATCAGACATGACGCGATCTTCCTTCCGCCCCAGCCAAAGCCAGGGACGTCACGCCAAGCCACTTACACAAAGTTTCGGACAGACCCCGTCGCAACGGCCTCACTTTCGAGCGACGTCGACACGACCGGAGCGCGTCTGAATGTTCTAGACACTCGAGGCGTCGAGTTGTGCGCATGCGACCGCCGGGTGAGTCAAGGGAGCGGGCAAGCCAATGTTGCGCGCTCGGGCGGAGTCGGCAACATCATGTTGGGAAGGCGTCTGTGGGGACATCATTGACCAGTGAATACCCGGTCGACACTAATGGCAGTTGCTGGACAACTCGAGACTGAACGGGCGTCCCGGCATGCAGGCATCGTCCGCGTGAAGACTGCGCTGCCCGAACTGGTGGAGCGGTGTCTGCTGGCCCGGCCCGATGTCACGGTCCAAATGACCGAAATCATGCACGCCCGTCAGGCTTTGGTGGCCGCGGCCGAACGCCGAGTGGGTGCGCTGCCTGCGGCCGCCCCCAGCAGCGACGTGTCCGCCGAGCGCTGGCTAGCTGTACTGCCCCGGGACGTTAGGAACGGTTCTCGGCCTGTCGGCGTGACTTGAGGAAGACCTCCGGGTGAGGTGTGAAGCGACGAAGCAAACACATCCCCAAACCCGGAGGTCCTCATGGTCCACGCTAATGCCCCGCTTTCTGCGACTGGTCGCCTGCGCCTGGCGCGGTGCGTGGTGGACGATGGGTGGCCGTTGCGGCGGGCCGCAGACCGGTTCGGGGTCTCGGTCACCACCGCGCACCGCTGGGCGGCCCGGTACCGCCAGCATGGTGCGGCGGGGATGTGCGATCGTCCCAGCCGGCCCCAGTCATGTCCGCACCGCACCAGTAGGCGCCGGGAACGGCGAGTCCTGGGGTTACGGGTTTCGCGGCGGTGGGGGCCGGCCCGGATCGCCTACCACCTGGGGATGAATCCGGCCACGGTGCACCGCATCCTGACCCGGTACCGGTGTCTTCGGTTGTCCTGGACGGACCCGGCCACTGGTGCCCCGGTACGGGCCGGTCGTCGAAAGGTGGTGCGCTACGAACGCGACGCCCCGGGTGATTTGGTCCACGTGGACATCAAGAAGCTGGGCCGCATCCCCGATGGGGGTGGACACCGGGTCCATGGCCGCGCTGCGGGGAAAGCTAACTCCCGTGCTACCTCCAGCAGTGGGCGGGGGTATGCCTACCTGCACCACGCGGTCGATGACCACTCCCGGTACGCCTACTCAGAGATCCTGGCCGATGAGAAGAAGGAGACCGCGACCGCGTTCATGCAACGGGCGGTGGCGCACTTCGCGCAGGTCGGGATCACCACGGACCGGGTGATGACCGACAACGGGTCCTGTTACCGCTCCCACCTATTCCGGAACATGCTGCAGGACCATGGGATCACCCATAAACGCACCCGCCCCTACACCCCGAAAACCAACGGGAAAGTCGAGCGGTTCAACCGGACCCTGACCGAGGAGTGGGCCTACGCCCGCCCCTACACCAGCGAGACCGAACGCGCCGCCGCGTACGAGGACTTCCTGCACATCTACAATCACCACCGCGCACACACCGCGCTCAAAGGTGGCTCACCCGCAGACCGCGTACCCAACCTGGCGGGGCACTACAGCTAGCGAGCGCTCGAGAGGTCACAGATCTCCTTAATACGGTGCGCACTTTCGTCGGGCGCGGTCGGGCCCGCGCGCTTGCGCAACCTGTGGCAAGCCTCATCGCGGACGCAGGTGAGGCAGCCAACGCAGTCGAAGACGGCGCGACAACCACGATGGCCGCGAGTCTAGCGGCGATGCTTGCAAGCGACGGCACTTCGCTGTTCAGTGTCCCTGGATATGCCTGGATCGATGGCGTCGACGGTGCCCGTGATGCGGCGGAGGTCGGGTCGTGGGTGAGCGGGGTGGGGCCGTTGCAGTTCACCGTGGGCTACGCCCGCTGCGCCGGGGTCCAAGTCGAGACAGCCACCTCCACGCAGCGACAGTTAGTCACCTCATCATTCGACGCGGCCAATTGGGCTCCCGTCGTCGTGGATTTCGATCATCGCGGTGGGTTCATCACCGGTGACTACAACGCCATCACGCAGGTCACGCTTCAGATGCTGGCTCTGCTCCCAGCCGGACATTGCAGGGTGCGCGTGGTTGATCCGGTCCAGCTGGGCAAGAGCGCCGATTTCTTGCACCGCCTCGGCGACGCTGGCGAGAGCGTCCTGGGCAACCGCATCGAGACAACAGCCCCGGGGTTCGTTAGGCTTTTGGAGGAGTTGGAAGCCCACATTACCTACGTGACGCGCAAGTTCCTGCAAGGAGAGTTCAGCAGTCTCACTGACTTCAACCTCGCCGCTGGCGAAGTCGCTGAGCCCTACCGGCTTGTGTTGATCTATGACCTGATGACCGCTTGCGAACGGTCCCCGGGCAACCCAGACCCAGACCTCTGGATCCGATTGCAGAAGATCATCAATGCCGGACCTCGCTGCGGAGTGTTCGTCATTGGCCACGCGGCGCAGATTCCCCCGGACGTACAGGAGCACTATCTGGACTCGTTGCTGCTGATGCATGAGCAACCCTCGGACGACTGGATCCGATCTGTGTTCGGCGAGGTCGTTGAGTCATACCACGGTGAAGGTCCGATCCGCAGCGTCGAGCCGCGCTGGGTGACCCGGGGTCTTTCACCCTTGGCCGACGCGACGCTTGCGGCGTTGCGCGGGCGAATTACCGGCGCCATCCGGTCGGCTGACGACGTCGTCGTCACCCCCGCAGAGTCAGCACGGGTCGCGCGCGCCAAGTCCGAGCGGGAGCAGGGCTCGAGCGTGCCGGGGCGTATGGCGATCGACCCCGACGATCCGTTGACCTGGTGGAAAGGCAATTCCGCGGACGGGATCGCCGCCCGATTCGGTCGTGCCGGTGCGCGGGACGTCGCCGAACTCGTCTTCGCTTCGGACACGCGAAGCAACGCCTTAGTCGCCGGCGTGCCGGGCTCCGGCAAATCCGTGTGGCTGCACTCGGTCGTGATGGATCTCGTCCTCGCCTACTCCCCGGTCGAGCTGGAGCTTTACCTCGTCGACTTCAAGGAGGGCGTCGAGTTCAACGAGTACGCGCGCAAGGGGCTGCGGCACGCCCGTGTCATCGCAATCGAATCCGACCGTGATTTCGGTTTGTCCGTACTGGAGAACATTGACCGTGAGATCGAACGTCGCGGAGTGCTGTTTAAGGCCTCGGGTGGTCGGGACGTTAACATCGCCACCTACCGCGAAACCACTGGTGAAGCAATTCCCCGGGTCCTGTTGGTCATGGACGAGTTCCAAAAACTGTTCGAGCGAGACGACCGGCTGGCGACTCGCGCAGGCGAACTGCTCGACCGCATCATCCGGCAGGGACGGGCGTTTGGGGTGCACGTCCTGTTAGCGACACAAACGCTGTCCGGTCACGACGGACTAAAGCGGCACACCTTGCAGCAGGTCACCACCCGCGTCGCGTTGCGCTGCTCTGTTGATGAGTCACGCCTGATCCTCGCGGAGAACAACATGGATGCCTCCCTGTTGAGCCGGCCGGGCGAGGGGTTAATCAACTACGCGGGCGGGAACAAGGACGCCAACGTTCGTTTTCAGGCGACCTTCTGGTCGCCCGACGCCCGCGCGCAAGCGCTGGATCAGATCTCGAAGCTGTTGGATGCCGCCGGTGTCGGCGACATCCCATGGGTGTTTAACGGCGCTGAGCCCGTTCCGGCGCGCGGACTGGCCGATCTTGTGCGCGGCAGCAACCCCAACCGGACGTTAGCTCTTCCGGTCGGGATGCCGTATCTGATCGGGCAGGACGCGTTGATGCGGTTGCGCCGGGTTGCCGGTGGCCACGGGCTGTTCCTCGGCACGGAGTCTTGGGCGGAGGTGAACAGTGCAGCGGTTGCTGCTCTAGTCGATGGTGCCGAAGTCCGGTTCGTGCTGGCGCCCACCGATGACCTCGAGATCGAGAATGCTTTCGAAGAAGTCCTCGGACTGGGCGCAACACCGGTCATCCGCAGTCGTGTGAGCGAAGCGTTCAACGAACTCGCTCAGGTGGTGCGCGAGCGACACGATGCGACTCGATATCGCGACCGGGCAATCGTGTTCGCCGTGCCGATGCTGCATCGGATGCGCATGCTCGACCTTACCGACTACGCCAATGAGGTGGTGGAGGCGGCCGAAACGATCCTGAAGGATGGCCCCGAGGTCGGCGTACATCTCATCCTCGGTGTGGACGGCGTCGCAGGGTTGGATCGCAGACTGACATCGAACCAGCTGCGCGAAGTTGGGGTGCGGGTAACTGGACGGCTTTCTAGGGAGGATGCCCTGCGTCTGCTGGACAGTGACCAACCCAGTGGGTTGAAGGAACACGAGCTTTACCTCGACGACATGGAGGCCGGAACGGCCCGGCGAGCCCAGCGCTTCGAACGAGTCCCGCCCCAAGAGATGTTCGCGTTGTTAACGTCGGCGACCGACAGCGAGCACCACGGTGAGTGAATCAGCTGCTCTCACGAGCCTTTC
The window above is part of the Branchiibius hedensis genome. Proteins encoded here:
- a CDS encoding IS481 family transposase is translated as MVHANAPLSATGRLRLARCVVDDGWPLRRAADRFGVSVTTAHRWAARYRQHGAAGMCDRPSRPQSCPHRTSRRRERRVLGLRVSRRWGPARIAYHLGMNPATVHRILTRYRCLRLSWTDPATGAPVRAGRRKVVRYERDAPGDLVHVDIKKLGRIPDGGGHRVHGRAAGKANSRATSSSGRGYAYLHHAVDDHSRYAYSEILADEKKETATAFMQRAVAHFAQVGITTDRVMTDNGSCYRSHLFRNMLQDHGITHKRTRPYTPKTNGKVERFNRTLTEEWAYARPYTSETERAAAYEDFLHIYNHHRAHTALKGGSPADRVPNLAGHYS
- a CDS encoding FtsK/SpoIIIE domain-containing protein; translated protein: MRTFVGRGRARALAQPVASLIADAGEAANAVEDGATTTMAASLAAMLASDGTSLFSVPGYAWIDGVDGARDAAEVGSWVSGVGPLQFTVGYARCAGVQVETATSTQRQLVTSSFDAANWAPVVVDFDHRGGFITGDYNAITQVTLQMLALLPAGHCRVRVVDPVQLGKSADFLHRLGDAGESVLGNRIETTAPGFVRLLEELEAHITYVTRKFLQGEFSSLTDFNLAAGEVAEPYRLVLIYDLMTACERSPGNPDPDLWIRLQKIINAGPRCGVFVIGHAAQIPPDVQEHYLDSLLLMHEQPSDDWIRSVFGEVVESYHGEGPIRSVEPRWVTRGLSPLADATLAALRGRITGAIRSADDVVVTPAESARVARAKSEREQGSSVPGRMAIDPDDPLTWWKGNSADGIAARFGRAGARDVAELVFASDTRSNALVAGVPGSGKSVWLHSVVMDLVLAYSPVELELYLVDFKEGVEFNEYARKGLRHARVIAIESDRDFGLSVLENIDREIERRGVLFKASGGRDVNIATYRETTGEAIPRVLLVMDEFQKLFERDDRLATRAGELLDRIIRQGRAFGVHVLLATQTLSGHDGLKRHTLQQVTTRVALRCSVDESRLILAENNMDASLLSRPGEGLINYAGGNKDANVRFQATFWSPDARAQALDQISKLLDAAGVGDIPWVFNGAEPVPARGLADLVRGSNPNRTLALPVGMPYLIGQDALMRLRRVAGGHGLFLGTESWAEVNSAAVAALVDGAEVRFVLAPTDDLEIENAFEEVLGLGATPVIRSRVSEAFNELAQVVRERHDATRYRDRAIVFAVPMLHRMRMLDLTDYANEVVEAAETILKDGPEVGVHLILGVDGVAGLDRRLTSNQLREVGVRVTGRLSREDALRLLDSDQPSGLKEHELYLDDMEAGTARRAQRFERVPPQEMFALLTSATDSEHHGE